A genomic window from Solanum dulcamara chromosome 11, daSolDulc1.2, whole genome shotgun sequence includes:
- the LOC129873140 gene encoding transcription factor MYB15-like, with protein sequence MDELSLPCVKRGPFTIEEVKIVIKIYQELGNRWSAIAGRLSARTDNQIKNLFHTHLKKHLGVKTDALMKRRKRIFVKKAKENEMKNNIDADKPSPDVCNSSEKSNMTIVTWEEKQTRDIVSINAVVDEAADMEVRRPVTLEGYPEIETNNLGCHLYQFEYPQPCTISDFDFFHQFDVLF encoded by the exons ATGGATGAACTATCTTTGCCCTGTGTTAAGAGAGGACCCTTTACCATAGAAGAAGTCAAAATTGTCATCAAAATTTATCAGGAACTTGGGAATAG ATGGTCAGCTATTGCAGGAAGATTATCTGCAAGAACAGataaccaaataaaaaatttgtTCCACACTCACTTAAAGAAGCATTTGGGAGTGAAAACTGATGCCTTGATGAAGAGGAGAAAAAGGATATTTGTGAAgaaagccaaagaaaatgagatgaaaaataatattgatgCTGACAAACCATCGCCTGATGTTTGTAATTCATCAGAGAAGAGTAACATGACTATTGTTACATGGGAAGAAAAACAAACGAGGGATATTGTTTCTATTAATGCAGTTGTGGATGAAGCAGCAGACATGGAAGTTAGGAGGCCAGTTACATTGGAAGGCTACCCAGAAATTGAAACAAATAACCTTGGTTGTCATCTTTACCAGTTTGAGTACCCTCAGCCGTGTACTATTTCtgattttgatttcttccatcaGTTTGATGTACTTTTTTGA